One genomic region from Antedon mediterranea chromosome 3, ecAntMedi1.1, whole genome shotgun sequence encodes:
- the LOC140044009 gene encoding uncharacterized protein: MGELRDDHLKKQSSKLAFDGMACHKLGVQIYGTQIGALFFADDVVLIGDNESELVKLLKVASDYSQAWKLEFNFDKSNVLVTGQRVNPHRTWSLGNHYITEIERYKYLGVIISRSYTDSDNINEVIKKGNRIIAYITSIINNQNDFNRVYYGDLLWRTIGLPTINYASAIWLCNSKGSLNKLENLQYQMARIILKAPRNVAKAALIGDLGWETLYTIQNKFRMSYCNRIKNMDDQRWQKLLCRSIMDVEDKVKWKWINHIKDLLCKFDLGNKFNLIPESQWFKSFTHANSLENIKEWLEGAKTKSTLSEYLKYKHEPKAETYMFDMVNFASISLKFKARSNSLDLEGRKNTWSENETGFCKLCNNQLIETTDHFLLECSNLKNVRETHFNLLKMDLLYCGYDTFWENFRSGTIEYQHHILLDDLYLEFPFERIGEIVDIERLHLIYNI; this comes from the exons ATGGGAGAACTGAGAGATGATCATCTTAAAAAGCAATCGTCAAAACTAGCCTTTGATGGAATGGCATG TCATAAACTAGGTGTTCAAATCTATGGCACACAAATAGGTGCACTATTTTTTGCTGATGACGTGGTTTTAATCGGTGACAATGAGTCTGAACTTGTGAAACTACTTAAAGTAGCAAGTGATTATTCACAAGCATGGAAATTAGAGTTTAATTTTGACAAATCAAATGTGCTGGTCACAGGGCAAAGAGTAAATCCACATAGAACATGGAGCCTTGGTAATCATTATATCACAGAAATAGAAAGGTATAAATATCTTGGTGTAATAATATCACGTTCATATACAGATTCTGACAATATCAATGAAGTAATCAAAAAGGGAAATAGGATAATAGCCTATATTACCTCTATTATAAACAATCAGAATGATTTCAATAGGGTATACTATGGTGATCTTTTATGGAGAACGATAGGATTACCAACAATTAATTACGCCTCTGCAATATGGTTATGTAACTCTAAAGGTTCACTAAATAAGTTAGAAAATTTACAATACCAAATGGCTAGAATTATTTTGAAGGCACCAAGAAACGTTGCGAAAGCGGCATTGATTGGTGACCTAGGATGGGAGACACTCTACACCATCCAAAATAAATTTAGGATGTCCTATTGtaacagaattaaaaatatggacGACCAAAGGTGGCAAAAACTACTATGTAGATCTATAATGGATGTAGAAGATAAGGTGAAATGGAAGTGGATTAACCATATCaaagatttattatgtaaatttgatttaggaaataagtttaatttaattccGGAAAGTCAATGGTTCAAGAGTTTTACACATGCCAACTCTCTAGAAAATATCAAGGAATGGTTAGAAGGTGCAAAAACAAAGTCAACCCTCTCcgaatatttgaaatataaacatgaacCTAAAGCAGAGACATACATGTTTGATATGGTGAATTTTGCTTCCATTAGTTTAAAGTTTAAAGCGAGGTCTAACTCTCTTGATTTAGAAGGTAGAAAAAATACATGGTCAGAAAATGAGACTGGTTTTTGCAAGCTATGCAACAATCAGTTAATTGAAACTACAGACCATTTTCTACTTGAATGTTCAAACCTTAAAAATGTAAGAGAAACACATTTTAACTTACTAAAAATGGATTTATTGTATTGTGGTTATGATACATTCTGGGAGAATTTTAGAAGTGGTACAATCGAATACCAACATCATATTTTACTTGATGACCTTTATTTAGAATTTCCATTTGAGAGAATCGGTGAAATTGTAGACATAGAAAGACTacacttaatatataatatataa